Proteins encoded together in one Lasioglossum baleicum unplaced genomic scaffold, iyLasBale1 scaffold0027, whole genome shotgun sequence window:
- the LOC143219374 gene encoding uncharacterized protein LOC143219374 has protein sequence MQQQWLEKIDWDNKVSDTTQETWNSFCMDWRALNAMRIPRWIRYGPDLLEMQLHGFSDASNAAYSCAIYARVSSLSGNTYTTLLAAKSRVAPIKTLSIPVLELSGAVMLTDVMDHVIRSLQVAASRVVCWTDSTIVLAWLQKHPATWKTTVANRTSKIHTTLPTAIWKHVPTKSNPADLNSRGVKAADLLASTFWIEGPSWLKENEQQWPPQQRYDTEEGRSKAAVLTTTHLEEWDVLLRISTWPRLIRVFGYVQRFIDKTRHKTEAEQAYLTVSELRAAETKILRTIQMRTFSTEITAIANSKSLNSRSPLLKLNPFWDTFGILRVGGRLRNSFLPWETKHPIILPKHHVSELILLDAHLRTVHGGTQITVFTARQKYWIIGIRDSARRIIHRCVRCARWRAETATQIMQDLVPARCRPSAPFANIGIDYAGPYQVRDAAGRGKRAHKAYIGVFICLATHAVHLELVHDYSTDAFLAAFDRFISRRGIPRTIVSDNGTNFVGAARELARDFVTIVGSPDIKTRCSELHVDWSFYPPGAPHHGGMQEAAVRSVKHHLRRIVGTFTPTAEEMTTLLCKIEATLNSRPLTRVRDDVDCLEILTPGHFLIGGPLNARPTPAVIDEPITHLSRWQSIQKFHELLWITWSREYLQELQSRYKWSSKQKQIQEGDIVLLENPTMPPNKWEMGRIQKTFPGKDGNVRVVEVRTKTSAYLRPITRLCILPVN, from the coding sequence ATGCAACAGCAATGGCTCGAAAAGATCGACTGGGACAATAAGGTTTCGGACACTACGCAAGAGACTTGGAATTCGTTCTGCATGGACTGGCGCGCTCTTAATGCAATGCGGATACCACGTTGGATACGTTACGGCCCGGACTTGCTCGAGATGCAGCTTCATGGCTTCAGCGACGCTTCCAATGCGGCTTACTCATGTGCGATCTACGCACGGGTGTCCTCACTCAGTGGCAATACGTACACCACGCTGCTTGCAGCAAAATCACGAGTTGCACCAATTAAAACACTGTCAATACCCGTCTTAGAATTGAGCGGAGCTGTAATGTTGACCGACGTAATGGACCATGTGATTCGATCCCTTCAAGTAGCCGCGAGTCGAGTCGTATGTTGGACGGATTCAACCATCGTCCTTGCCTGGCTTCAGAAACACCCCGCCACCTGGAAAACCACGGTCGCAAACCGGACCTCGAAAATCCACACGACGCTACCAACGGCAATCTGGAAGCACGTACCGACGAAATCAAATCCTGCCGATTTAAATTCTCGCGGAGTCAAAGCAGCGGATCTTCTCGCTTCGACCTTTTGGATCGAGGGACCGTCGTGGTTAAAGGAGAACGAGCAACAGTGGCCACCTCAGCAAAGGTACGACACGGAAGAAGGAAGAAGTAAGGCCGCAGTCCTCACGACTACGCACCTCGAGGAATGGGACGTCCTGCTTCGAATTTCCACTTGGCCTCGCTTAATCCGGGTGTTCGGTTACGTGCAACGATTCATTGACAAAACGCGTCACAAAACCGAAGCCGAACAGGCTTACCTAACCGTCTCCGAACTTCGAGCAGCGGAAACGAAAATTCTCAGGACAATACAAATGCGCACATTCTCAACGGAAATCACCGCGATCGCGAATTCCAAGAGTTTAAATTCGCGATCCCCTCTCTTAAAACTCAACCCCTTCTGGGATACTTTCGGTATTCTACGAGTAGGGGGCCGGCTGCGAAATTCATTCCTGCCCTGGGAAACGAAACACCCCATTATCCTGCCAAAGCATCACGTGTCGGAACTAATTCTCCTGGATGCGCATTTGCGCACGGTACACGGCGGCACTCAAATAACGGTGTTTACCGCGCGGCAGAAGTATTGGATCATCGGTATCCGTGATTCCGCGCGCCGGATTATTCACCGCTGCGTAAGATGTGCACGATGGCGGGCGGAGACCGCCACGCAAATTATGCAGGACCTGGTGCCGGCTCGTTGTCGCCCTTCTGCCCCGTTCGCGAATATCGGGATCGACTACGCGGGCCCTTACCAGGTGCGAGACGCAGCGGGACGCGGTAAACGAGCGCACAAGGCATACATCGGAGTATTCATTTGTCTCGCGACTCACGCCGTTCACTTAGAACTGGTCCATGATTACTCGACCGATGCGTTCCTCGCGGCATTCGACCGATTCATCTCACGTCGGGGAATACCGCGAACGATCGTCTCAGACAACGGCACAAATTTCGTCGGTGCCGCTCGCGAGCTCGCCCGGGATTTCGTCACGATCGTCGGGTCACCGGACATTAAAACTCGATGCTCGGAACTACACGTCGACTGGTCCTTTTACCCCCCGGGCGCCCCGCATCACGGTGGAATGCAAGAGGCCGCGGTACGCTCCGTCAAGCATCATCTGCGGCGTATAGTCGGGACCTTCACCCCCACCGCAGAAGAAATGACCACACTGCTCTGCAAAATTGAGGCTACTCTCAATTCGCGCCCTTTAACTCGAGTAAGAGACGACGTAGATTGTCTCGAAATATTGACGCCAGGACATTTTTTAATAGGCGGACCGTTAAACGCGCGCCCAACGCCCGCCGTTATCGACGAACCAATAACACATCTTTCGCGATGGCAAAGTATTCAGAAATTCCATGAATTGCTCTGGATAACGTGGTCGCGAGAGTATCTGCAGGAACTCCAATCCCGTTACAAGTGGTCCAGCAAGCAGAAGCAGATACAGGAAGGGGACATCGTCCTCCTTGAAAATCCAACTATGCCGCCAAACAAATGGGAAATGGGGCGAATTCAAAAAACGTTCCCCGGAAAAGACGGAAACGTTCGAGTCGTCGAGGTCCGTACGAAGACCTCAGCATATCTTCGTCCCATTACCCGGCTGTGCATCTTGCCCGTTAACTAA